TTCTTTTCAAATAAATTTCACCACTAAAATAATAGACCAAAATGTTCCTAAACACAAGGGCAAAAATTGGGCGGAGCCCGGAGCGTTAAACTTTTAGTTATGTCCAGTTTTTTGCACAGATGTAAAAAGATTATTTCCTTCTACAAACCAATTCACCTTTTCCGATTGGAACGATCAAGCTATCAAAATTCGAATCATTTAATGCCTTATCAATCATCGGTTTTATTGTTTCATAATGATTTATTGCATTATCAGCAATAATAATACCATTTTTAATAATTTTTGGGGATATTTTATCCCAGCATTCTTCATAAATTTCTTTTTCACAATCTATAAAACAAAATGCAATATTTTTGATACTATCTATTTTTTGAAGTGCATCTCCTTCTATCAATTCTACATAATCATTAATATTTGCTAAATCAAAT
This DNA window, taken from Candidatus Delongbacteria bacterium, encodes the following:
- a CDS encoding O-methyltransferase, whose amino-acid sequence is MFNEISDEIKNRMGYLESIDKKDRIDGTERLKRLRQIPPETGKFICLFASNCPNGNFLEIGTSAGYSTMWLSLVAREKNIKIKTFELLEEKIKLARETFDLANINDYVELIEGDALQKIDSIKNIAFCFIDCEKEIYEECWDKISPKIIKNGIIIADNAINHYETIKPMIDKALNDSNFDSLIVPIGKGELVCRRK